One genomic segment of Drosophila melanogaster chromosome 3R includes these proteins:
- the Ir94d gene encoding ionotropic receptor 94d, with the protein MGQLHLLLVALVLLSPGGDSFYHSLIHHLNRELKIEYVLLLGNFDTTWLDILWQLPVSVLQIKEHSRETYSLLENPSHNVLTIAFVNDSPEDILEILYRNLRMLNTQPVLLVIRKSTIRVNSLLEWCWHHQLLKVVAIAQDFMESLIVYSYNPFPVLQFIERRLDNSTVIFEKRLENLHGYEVPIALGGSSPRLIVYRDLEGKLIFSGPVGNFMKSFEQRYNCRLVQPYPFDESAISPARDLIASVQNGSVQIALGAIYPQVPYTGYSYPIELMSWCLMMPVPEEVPHSQLYSMVFSPMAFGITIVAMVLISLTLSMALRLHGYRVSFSEYFLHDSCLRGVLSQSFYEVLRAPALIKAMYLVICLLGLLITSWYNSYFSTFVTSAPRFPQLTSYESIRHSNIKIVIWKPEYEMLLFFSENMEKYSSIFQLQEDYKEFLHLRDSFDTRYGYMMPMEKWSLMKEQQRVFSSPLFSLQDDLCVFHTVPIVFPMVKNSIFKEPFDRLILDVTATGLLSRWRDMSFTEMIKAGQLGLEDRGHPKEFRAMKVGDLIQIWRFVGWMLGLATIVFLLELICFWRHKMWQNMKYMFCRNKNI; encoded by the exons ATGGGTCAGTTGCACCTACTGTTAGTCGCCTTGGTTCTCCTTAGTCCTGGCGGGGATAGCTTCTATCATAGTTTAATTCATCATTTGAATCGTGAACTTAAAATTGAATATGTTCTGCTTTTGGGCAACTTCGATACGACTTGGTTAGATATTTTGTGGCAACTTCCTGTTTCCGTACTTCAAATTAAAGAGCACTCTAGGGAAACCTATAGCTTGCTTGAAAATCCGTCACATAATGTCCTTACAATAGCTTTTGTTAACGATTCACCGGAAGACATACTGGAAATTTTATACCGCAATCTACGTATGCTAAACACACAACCAGTGCTGTTGGTTATAAGGAAATCGACAATTCGAGTAAATTCGTTGTTGGAATGGTGTTGGCACCATCAGCTACTTAAGGTCGTGGCCATTGCTCAAGATTTTATG GAGTCTTTGATTGTCTACAGCTACAACCCTTTCCCCGTCTTGCAGTTTATCGAGAGGCGTTTGGACAACAGCACCGTAATATTCGAAAAACGATTGGAAAATCTTCATGGCTATGAGGTACCGATTGCCTTGGGTGGATCTTCACCCCGACTGATTGTCTATCGTGACTTGGAGGGAAAACTGATTTTCTCAGGACCTGTTGGTAATTTCATGAAGAGCTTTGAACAGCGTTATAATTGCAGATTGGTTCAACCATATCCTTTTGATGAGTCTGCCATTTCTCCGGCTCGTGATTTAATTGCTTCCGTGCAAAATGGTAGTGTCCAAATTGCTCTGGGTGCGATTTATCCCCAAGTTCCATATACAGGATATTCGTATCCCATCGAACTAATGAGCTGGTGCCTGATGATGCCAGTGCCAGAGGAGGTACCTCACAGTCAGCTCTACAGCATGGTATTCAGTCCCATGGCATTTGGGATCACTATTGTTGCCATGGTGTTGATTTCATTGACTTTATCTATGGCTCTGCGTCTTCACGGATATAGAGTCAGCTTTAGTGAGTACTTTCTTCATGACAGCTGTCTGAGAGGAGTCCTGTCTCAATCCTTCTACGAGGTCCTTCGAGCTCCAGCCTTGATAAAGGCCATGTATCTGGTGATCTGTTTGCTGGGACTGCTGATCACCTCATGGTATAACTCGTACTTCTCCACTTTTGTGACCAGTGCCCCCAGATTTCCACAACTCACCAGCTATGAGAGCATTAGGCATTCTAATATCAAGATAGTGATTTGGAAGCCGGAATACGAAATGCTTCTGTTCTTTTCGGAAAACATGGAGAAATACTCGTCGATCTTTCAGCTGCAAGAGGACTACAAAGAGTTTTTGCATTTGCGTGACTCTTTCGACACCAGATACGGCTATATGATGCCAATGGAAAAGTGGTCACTGATGAAGGAGCAACAGAGAGTATTCAGCTCGCCATTATTCAGCCTGCAGGATGACCTCTGCGTCTTTCACACCGTTCCCATAGTGTTTCCCATGGTAAAAAATTCGATATTTAAGGAACCATTTGATCGTCTCATTTTGGATGTGACTGCCACGGGACTTCTGAGTCGCTGGAGAGACATGAGCTTTACGGAAATGATCAAGGCAGGACAATTGGGACTCGAGGATCGAGGACATCCAAAGGAATTTCGGGCCATGAAAGTCGGGGACTTGATACAGATTTGGCGCTTTGTGGGATGGATGCTGGGCTTGGCCACAATAGTCTTTCTCCTTgagttaatttgtttttggcgACATAAGATGTGGCAGAACATGAAATATATGTTTTgtagaaacaaaaatatttaa
- the CG17380 gene encoding uncharacterized protein, whose amino-acid sequence MNSLHYFLIFLIVPGTSTALRHERCSFIANPGPCKGNFEMFAYDMDNNVCVEFIYGGCGGNPNRFQTKKECILLCNALADEDEYLIVYTDKNEQQITDGTMSEEGSVMTTKRENTTLSY is encoded by the exons ATGAATTCGCTTCACtactttttgattttcttaaTAGTCCCCGGGACTTCTACGGCACTCAGACATG AGAGATGCTCTTTCATCGCAAATCCTGGCCCTTGCAAGGgaaattttgaaatgtttgcctATGACATGGATAACAATGTATGCGTAGAATTTATCTACGGTGGTTGTGGCGGAAACCCGAATCGTTTTCAAACTAAAAAGGAATGCATACTTCTATGTAATGCTTTAGCTGATGAAGACGAATACCTTATTGTTTATACTGACAAAAATGAACAACAAATAACAGATGGCACGATGTCAGAAGAAGGTTCGGTAATGACCACGAAAAGAGAAAACACTACACTCTCATATTAA
- the Ir94e gene encoding ionotropic receptor 94e: MDCPKWILSGLCLISLVSGATVIELLGTLKLELDFEYVLLMKNRNFSLSDQVWNGTSLTKDVMDEVQVPVLQFNENVSYFLHNSISRRLVTLGFMSDANLDEHRGLLTALVANLRHMTTSRVIFLVQSKASTDFLYELFRNCWRKKLLNVIVIFQDFETTSTFYSYSNFPILQIEERIYETSLQTLPIFPDRLRNLHGYEMPVILGGTAPRMIAYRNKKGNVVYDGTVGHFMTAFQQKYNVKFVQPLQAKNPLDFAPSMQTVGAVRNETVEISISLTFPTIPPFGFSYPYEQMNWCVMLPVEADVPPFEYYTRVFELAAFLLTLGTLVLISCLLASALSLHGYATNISEFLLHDSCLRGVLGQSFVEVFRAPTLVRGIYLEICVLGILITAWYNSYFSSYVTSAPKQPPFRTYDDILASKLKVVAWKPEYAELVGRLLEFRKYETMFLVEPDFNRYLALRDTLDTRYGYMITTNRWVLINEQQKVFSRPLFQKRDDFCFFNNIPFGFPLHENSVFMEPVQKLIMELAETGLYYHWITTGFSELIDAGEMHFVDLSPHREFRAMQIQDLQYVWYGYAFMVVLSSLVWLLENLAYTVKSKTIFPTHFMQRNKK, translated from the exons ATGGATTGCCCAAAGTGGATCCTGAGCGGCCTTTGCCTGATTAGCCTGGTCAGTGGCGCAACGGTAATTGAATTACTGGGTACGTTGAAACTGGAATTGGACTTTGAGTACGTGCTGCTCATGAAGAATAGGAACTTTAGTCTGTCGGATCAAGTTTGGAACGGCACTTCGTTGACGAAGGACGTTATGGATGAAGTACAAGTGCCTGTCCTTCAATTCAATGAAAATGTGAGCTACTTTTTGCACAACAGCATCAGTAGACGTCTGGTTACCCTAGGTTTTATGAGTGATGCAAATCTGGACGAGCACAGAGGTCTGCTCACAGCTCTGGTCGCGAATCTTAGGCACATGACCACGTCTAGAGTGATTTTTCTAGTCCAATCGAAGGCATCAACTGATTTTCTATACGAACTGTTTAGGAATTGCTGGCGTAAAAAACTATTGAATGTGATTGTTATTTTCCAGGACTTTGAG ACTACCTCGACTTTCTACAGCTACTCAAATTTTCCCATACTACAAATAGAAGAGCGCATCTATGAGACTAGTTTGCAAACTCTACCTATCTTTCCCGATCGGCTTAGGAATTTGCATGGCTACGAGATGCCCGTGATTCTTGGAGGTACCGCACCGCGTATGATTGCCTATCGCAACAAGAAGGGTAATGTGGTCTATGATGGAACCGTGGGTCATTTTATGACGGCCTTTCAGCAAAAGTACAATGTAAAGTTTGTTCAGCCACTGCAGGCGAAAAATCCTTTGGACTTTGCTCCATCGATGCAAACAGTCGGTGCAGTGCGAAATGAGACCGTAGAGATATCCATATCCCTGACTTTTCCGACAATTCCTCCATTTGGATTTAGCTATCCGTACGAGCAGATGAATTGGTGCGTCATGCTGCCGGTGGAGGCCGATGTGCCACCATTTGAGTATTACACTAGGGTCTTTGAGCTGGCTGCTTTCCTGCTAACTCTGGGTACCCTGGTACTGATATCCTGTCTCCTGGCCAGCGCTTTGAGCCTCCATGGCTATGCAACTAACATCAGTGAGTTCCTGCTCCACGACAGCTGCTTGAGGGGAGTACTGGGCCAATCATTTGTGGAAGTTTTCCGAGCGCCCACTCTTGTACGGGGTATTTATCTGGAGATTTGTGTGCTGGGCATCCTGATCACCGCCTGGTACAACTCCTATTTCTCCAGCTATGTGACCAGTGCACCAAAGCAGCCGCCTTTTCGAACGTATGATGATATTTTGGCCTCTAAACTTAAAGTGGTGGCGTGGAAGCCTGAGTATGCAGAGCTGGTTGGCCGTCTCCTTGAGTTTCGGAAGTACGAGACCATGTTCCTGGTGGAACCCGACTTCAATCGATATTTGGCACTTCGTGATACGTTGGACACGAGATATGGTTACATGATAACCACTAATAGGTGGGTTTTGATCAACGAACAGCAAAAGGTCTTCTCCCGACCACTTTTTCAAAAACGCGACGATTTTTGCTTCTTCAACAATATACCCTTCGGATTTCCCTTGCATGAGAACTCCGTTTTTATGGAACCAGTGCAAAAGTTGATCATGGAATTGGCCGAAACAGGACTTTACTATCATTGGATAACCACCGGTTTTTCGGAACTGATTGATGCGGGTGAAATGCATTTTGTGGACTTGAGTCCTCATCGTGAATTCAGGGCCATGCAGATTCAGGATCTACAGTATGTGTGGTATGGATATGCTTTTATGGTAGTATTATCCTCGCTAGTTTGGCTGCTGGAAAACTTGGCGTACACGGTAAAATCTAAAACGATTTTCCCAACACATTTTATGCAAcggaacaaaaaataa
- the CG4374 gene encoding uncharacterized protein, isoform C — protein MIGTEDMSAAAGMDISESFRAEDLSKADFFDFVTGPDMGIGIGVGVGVGVESLGVSLHQQQQQHHQNHQQPPHSHNGHNNNNNNNNNHVQVVHQPITSQSQQQSLCGGTRTNSNNMIHDGGGGGAGGGGGVVVPVGNRNGTSNGGDPTLQGYEFWHQDKDNSRLDSSSIFEDLDRYCWQQQPVTTSASNGGSASTNQPSPTSPQGHLQQQQQHQQHQQLQQQQQQQQQQQPNANSSSAASSGAGSSSDTISSLDTTDGQIYTLTVLNGGEPWLKRSESEQLPTSLDLDSLLGSFPGYIKSEYPYDDSGFSTDGKDVIGNGTDGLSSISQPQNQGQQAQQTLPSLVTAISLAGGNDLGQQLAQFQNNNNDWHMADHNTETEQSTAESLLRSALQGKGYAKGLHMQNGLTMPVVKDEDMRRLLFADEAAALGFADSTLSAAQMFDEAQGIHLSSQQQQQQQQQQQQAHNGNANILVDDMFLSLENAFSDDFEKIKRIANEVQQFCSAGSSGTPTPGDYVPSSDVLMQISPSPAVTSAGQLQPPQPLKPEVSTSTSPTSAVVASAASNHVRSGGGVVKPKKAYKRSSSNNNNPNVANNNQSSGGNPLIAGSGSGSSSSSGSASSSSNSPPANSGGSSSSSSGSTQRKERSLHYCSICAKGFKDKYSVNVHIRTHTGEKPFACSLCGKSFRQKAHLAKHYQTHMTQKNNGNIIKGGSGKHQRSSGSSAGSARASLNQRQQQLGGGVVPPSLPVMISNPNTPPGGVLPPANGLLANR, from the exons ATGATCGGCACCGAGGATATGTCCGCAGCGGCTGGCATGGACATCAGCGAGTCCTTTCGTGCCGAGGATCTCTCGAAGGCAGACTTTTTTGACTTTGTGACCGGTCCCGATATGGGCATCGGCATAGGCgtgggagtgggcgtgggtgTGGAGTCGTTGGGCGTCAGtctgcatcagcagcagcaacagcaccaccagAACCACCAACAGCCGCCCCACAGTCATAAcggccacaacaacaacaacaataataataacaaccaCGTTCAGGTGGTGCACCAGCCCATTACGTCGCAATCCCAGCAGCAGAGCCTGTGCGGTGGTACGAgaaccaacagcaacaacatgaTCCACGAcggcggaggcggtggtgcaggcggtggcggtggagtCGTGGTGCCCGTAGGCAACCGCAACGGCACCAGCAACGGTGGCGATCCCACGTTACAGGGCTACGAG TTTTGGCACCAGGACAAGGACAACAGTCGCCTTGACTCCAGCTCGATTTTCGAGGACCTCGATCGTTACTGCTGGCAACAGCAGCCGGTCACAACCAGCGCCAGCAATGGTGGATCCGCCAGCACCAATCAGCCCAGTCCCACCTCGCCGCAGGGTcacctccagcagcagcagcaacaccagcagcatcaacagttgcagcagcagcaacagcaacagcagcagcagcaaccgaATGCGAACAGCTCGTCGGCGGCTTCTAGTGGAGCGGGAAGCAGCAGCGACACGATCAGCAGCCTGGACACCACCGATGGCCAGATCTACACCCTGACAGTATTAAATGGAGGAGAGCCCTGGCTGAAGCGCTCGGAGTCGGAACAGCTGCCCACTTCGCTGGATCTGGACAGCCTGCTGGGCAGTTTTCCGGGCTACATCAAATCAGAGTATCCCTACGATGACAGTGGCTTTAGTACGGATGGCAAGGATGTGATCGGCAATGGAACGGATGGTCTCAGCAGTATTTCCCAGCCACAAAATCAGGGTCAGCAGGCCCAACAGACGCTGCCCTCGCTGGTCACGGCCATCTCGTTGGCGGGTGGCAATGATTTGGGCCAGCAGTTGGCTCAATTCCAGAATAACAACAACGACTGGCACATGGCCGATCACAATACGGAAACGGAACAGAGCACAGCGGAATCGCTGCTGCGGAGTGCCCTGCAGGGAAAGGGTTACGCAAAGGGTTTGCACATGCAAAACGGTTTGACCATGCCAGTGGTAAAGGATGAAGACATGCGGCGATTGCTATTTGCCGACGAGGCAGCCGCTTTGGGCTTTGCGGACTCCACTTTAAGTGCCGCCCAAATGTTCGACGAGGCCCAGGGCATCCATCTAAGTtcccaacagcagcagcagcaacaacaacagcagcagcaggcacaTAATGGGAATGCCAATATTCTGGTGGACGATATGTTCCTATCGCTGGAGAATGCCTTCAGCGATGATTTCGAGAAGATCAAGCGCATCGCCAACGAAGTGCAGCAGTTTTGCAGTGCTGGTTCGTCAGGAACACCAACTCCCGGGGATTACGTACCCTCCAGTGATGTGCTGATGCAAATCTCACCCAGTCCGGCAGTTACATCGGCCGGTCAATTGCAACCACCGCAACCTTTGAAACCGGAAGTCAGTACCTCCACATCACCCACATCGGCGGTGGTGGCTTCCGCCGCCAGCAACCATGTCCGCTCCGGCGGTGGTGTTGTCAAGCCCAAGAAGGCGTACAAACGGAGCAGcagtaataacaataatcCGAATGTGGCCAATAACAACCAGAGTAGTGGTGGCAATCCGCTGATAGCAggcagtggaagtggcagctCCTCGTCGAGTGGCAGTgccagtagcagcagcaatagTCCGCCAGCCAATTCCGGCGGCAGttcatcctcctcctcgggTAGCACGCAGCGAAAGGAACGTTCTCTGCACTACTGCTCCATTTGCGCCAAGGGATTCAAGGATAAGTACTCGGTGAATGTGCACATACGCACGCATACGGGTGAGAAGCCCTTCGCATGTTCGCTTTGTGGCAAGAGCTTTCGGCAGAAGGCTCATCTGGCCAAGCACTACCAGACGCACATGACCCAAAAGAATAATGGAAACATAATCAAGGGAGGATCCGGCAAACATCAACGATCGAGTGGATCCTCGGCGGGATCGGCCAGAGCCTCGCTAAaccagcggcaacagcaacttGGTGGAGGAGTGGTGCCTCCTTCGTTGCCCGTGATGATCAGCAATCCCAATACGCCACCTGGAGGAGTGCTGCCACCAGCCAATGGACTCCTTGCCAATCGGTAG
- the CG43694 gene encoding uncharacterized protein translates to MTFGHFMSMTTIVSGFRGSLNSCHCTSQSTNAAALRVSWPKS, encoded by the coding sequence ATGACATTTGGGCATTTTATGAGCATGACCACCATTGTTTCTGGCTTTCGGGGATCGCTTAACTCTTGTCATTGTACTAGTCAAAGTACCAATGCCGCCGCACTGAGAGTCTCTTGGCCGAAATCGTaa